From Candidatus Manganitrophus morganii, the proteins below share one genomic window:
- a CDS encoding cobyrinate a,c-diamide synthase, whose product MKRSGFLIAGTHSGVGKTTVTLALLEALIRRGMKVQAFKVGPDYLDPTFHRVATGRPSRNLDGWMMGRSEVLKSFARASDDADLSVIEGVMGLFDGLRGRSEEGSSAQISKWLSMPVILVIDAGGLARTAAALVRGCQALAPELKISGVIFNRIGSKNHLDILREAVESTCGVRVLGGFPKEEGITLPERHLGLVHAAESLTPLMRRRLGEMAETFLKLDEIVKMEYAIKEMPLSLFGQEGERQIRCRIGVALDAAFHFYYQDNLDLLEKAGAELVFFSPLNEVEIPAGLDGLYFGGGYPEVYAEGLSRNRTMAESIRRFSARGGPIYAECGGLMYLASRIETVEGRSFPLVGLLPGQVRMGRKLKALGYREVEAEEECLLLEKGERVRGHEFHYSEWAADSSDYPAGQLKRPYRLFRGGEPSEYREEGFSDDHLLASYVHLHFASNPAIAKRWVFLCERFRRRIDRSESRK is encoded by the coding sequence ATGAAGAGAAGCGGATTCCTGATCGCCGGAACCCATAGCGGCGTTGGAAAAACAACGGTGACCCTCGCCCTTCTGGAAGCGCTGATCCGGAGAGGCATGAAGGTGCAGGCATTTAAAGTCGGGCCGGACTACCTCGACCCGACCTTTCATCGGGTGGCGACGGGGCGCCCCTCCAGGAATCTGGACGGCTGGATGATGGGGCGTTCGGAGGTTCTGAAAAGTTTCGCGCGCGCATCGGACGACGCCGATCTCTCGGTCATCGAAGGGGTGATGGGATTATTCGATGGGCTCCGAGGCCGATCGGAGGAGGGGAGTTCCGCCCAAATTTCAAAGTGGCTCTCTATGCCGGTGATCCTGGTGATCGATGCGGGAGGGCTGGCCCGAACGGCGGCGGCGCTCGTGCGCGGCTGCCAGGCCCTCGCTCCGGAATTGAAGATTTCGGGTGTCATCTTCAATCGGATCGGAAGCAAGAACCACCTCGACATTTTAAGGGAGGCGGTTGAGTCAACCTGCGGGGTTCGTGTCTTGGGCGGGTTTCCGAAAGAAGAGGGGATCACCCTTCCAGAACGCCACCTTGGCCTCGTCCACGCCGCTGAGAGCCTCACTCCCTTGATGCGCAGGCGTCTGGGAGAGATGGCCGAGACATTTCTGAAGCTTGATGAGATCGTGAAAATGGAATATGCAATCAAAGAGATGCCCCTTTCTCTCTTTGGGCAGGAGGGGGAGAGACAGATTCGGTGCAGGATCGGGGTCGCCCTGGATGCGGCTTTTCATTTTTATTATCAGGATAACCTCGATCTGTTGGAGAAGGCCGGGGCCGAGCTGGTTTTCTTCTCTCCGCTTAATGAGGTGGAGATCCCAGCGGGTCTGGACGGACTTTACTTCGGCGGAGGATACCCGGAGGTCTATGCAGAGGGGTTGTCGAGAAATCGGACAATGGCCGAGTCGATTCGGAGGTTTTCCGCAAGAGGTGGGCCGATCTACGCGGAATGCGGCGGTCTGATGTATTTGGCAAGCCGGATTGAGACCGTCGAGGGGAGATCCTTCCCGTTGGTCGGACTTTTGCCAGGGCAGGTCCGAATGGGGAGAAAGTTAAAAGCGCTGGGATATCGAGAGGTCGAAGCCGAGGAGGAATGTCTTCTTCTTGAAAAAGGGGAGAGGGTAAGAGGACATGAATTCCACTACTCGGAATGGGCAGCAGACTCCTCAGATTACCCGGCGGGTCAATTAAAAAGACCCTACCGCCTTTTCCGGGGGGGAGAGCCGTCCGAATATCGAGAGGAAGGTTTTTCCGACGATCATCTCCTTGCCAGTTATGTTCACCTTCATTTCGCTTCCAATCCAGCCATTGCAAAGCGGTGGGTATTTTTATGCGAGCGCTTTCGGCGTCGGATCGATCGGAGTGAATCGAGAAAATAG
- the cobI gene encoding precorrin-2 C(20)-methyltransferase — protein MRLGRFYGIGVGPGDPELLTVKALNRLRSVDVICYPACRPGAGSYALQIVQGLMGERAQLKGLLFPMEREMERLVPIWKESVAAVYGDLSAGREVAFITEGDPFFYSTFVYLYDLMRQLHPEVAIEVIPGISSVMAASVRAGVPLAMADERMAVLPATYEDDYLEEALDRFDTVVFIKVSSVLPKLIALLERMKLIDRAVMVERCGSAEERLVYDLSTLREARLNYLSLVIVRKEKG, from the coding sequence ATGAGGCTGGGAAGATTCTATGGCATCGGCGTCGGCCCGGGCGATCCGGAACTGCTGACGGTTAAAGCACTCAATCGGCTCCGATCGGTCGATGTCATCTGCTACCCCGCCTGCCGGCCGGGGGCGGGAAGCTATGCGCTCCAGATCGTGCAGGGACTGATGGGAGAGCGGGCCCAATTGAAAGGGCTTCTCTTCCCGATGGAGCGGGAGATGGAACGATTGGTTCCGATCTGGAAAGAATCGGTCGCCGCGGTTTACGGCGACCTCTCCGCCGGGCGGGAGGTCGCCTTCATCACCGAGGGAGATCCTTTCTTCTACAGCACCTTCGTCTACCTCTACGATCTGATGCGACAGCTTCATCCCGAGGTGGCGATCGAGGTGATTCCGGGGATCTCTTCGGTCATGGCCGCCTCGGTCCGGGCGGGGGTTCCGCTGGCGATGGCCGATGAGCGGATGGCGGTCCTCCCGGCGACCTATGAAGATGACTACCTCGAGGAGGCGCTTGATCGATTCGACACGGTGGTCTTCATCAAGGTCAGCAGCGTCCTTCCGAAACTGATCGCGCTGCTTGAACGGATGAAGCTGATCGACCGGGCGGTGATGGTCGAGCGCTGCGGAAGCGCCGAGGAGCGGCTGGTCTACGACCTGAGCACTTTACGTGAAGCGCGGTTGAATTATCTTTCACTGGTGATCGTGAGGAAGGAGAAGGGCTGA
- a CDS encoding NAD(P)H-dependent oxidoreductase subunit E, whose amino-acid sequence MEPVLKAEKPSIKPYNKHLLVCTGPRCTSGEAESLFKMIGEKLAANGLEGGEFRVKRTRCSCFAVCKGGPIVVVHPDGTWYYGVTPEVLDRILIEHLKEGRPVKEHVFHQASLIDSSNEGVPEEGDDLC is encoded by the coding sequence ATGGAACCCGTTTTGAAAGCGGAGAAGCCGTCGATCAAGCCTTATAACAAACACCTGCTCGTCTGCACCGGTCCCCGCTGCACCTCGGGAGAAGCGGAGAGCCTCTTTAAGATGATTGGGGAGAAGCTGGCGGCGAACGGCCTGGAAGGAGGGGAATTTCGGGTGAAGCGGACCCGCTGCAGCTGTTTTGCCGTCTGCAAAGGGGGGCCGATCGTGGTGGTTCATCCTGACGGAACCTGGTACTACGGGGTCACCCCGGAGGTGTTGGATCGAATTTTAATAGAACATCTCAAAGAGGGAAGACCGGTAAAAGAGCATGTTTTTCATCAGGCCTCGTTGATCGACTCTTCCAATGAAGGTGTTCCGGAGGAGGGGGATGATCTGTGTTGA
- a CDS encoding beta-propeller fold lactonase family protein produces MSKKCFWIMIGSIFILFSGFSRGWADERKSAPLDLAAYDPKTLVFVANRDSSDIAVIDTRTDQVIRRIALGKYANPHMAMLSHNGKKLLVSATGRDRFLVVDLATEAIERTIETGQAPEHFAITMDDRFAYVGNMEDSTVSVIDLEEGKEVRRLKDFFEPHGFSVLPGNDKLYVSNFGAHEIRAVEIPSQRLAKRLAIGNVHRAAIRDPERYRSELKGIANPTPTIDGRFIYAADGDAGVVGIIDTETDRVIKTLKVGEAPWRAYASPDGRFMMVPNNGDETISVIDVTTQEVVTTLQGGAGMTGVNFTQGGKKAYVISGEEGAVSVYDMTTFKRVNRLKLGANLSLETGATTADGRKIYVASSTDDSVYVIDSNTDQVKRIPNVGRFPWGVIILGAASPNYCH; encoded by the coding sequence ATGTCGAAAAAATGTTTTTGGATCATGATCGGTTCTATCTTTATTCTTTTTTCCGGTTTTTCCCGAGGCTGGGCCGATGAACGGAAAAGTGCGCCGCTCGATCTCGCCGCATACGATCCGAAGACGCTGGTCTTTGTGGCCAACCGCGATTCCAGCGATATCGCCGTCATCGACACCCGGACCGACCAGGTCATCCGCCGGATCGCCCTGGGTAAATATGCGAATCCGCACATGGCGATGTTAAGCCATAACGGGAAGAAGCTTCTGGTCTCCGCGACCGGCAGGGACCGGTTCCTTGTTGTCGATCTGGCGACGGAAGCGATCGAGAGAACGATCGAGACCGGCCAGGCGCCGGAGCATTTTGCGATTACAATGGACGATCGATTCGCTTATGTCGGCAATATGGAAGACTCAACCGTTTCGGTGATCGACCTGGAAGAGGGAAAAGAGGTCCGGCGGCTGAAGGACTTCTTCGAGCCGCACGGCTTCAGCGTGCTGCCCGGAAACGACAAGCTCTATGTTTCTAATTTCGGCGCGCACGAAATCAGGGCGGTTGAAATCCCGTCCCAACGGCTGGCAAAGCGGCTGGCGATCGGCAATGTCCACCGCGCGGCGATTCGGGACCCGGAGCGGTATCGAAGCGAGTTGAAAGGGATCGCCAACCCAACACCGACGATCGATGGCCGTTTTATCTATGCGGCCGACGGCGATGCCGGCGTGGTTGGGATCATCGATACCGAAACCGATCGCGTCATCAAGACACTGAAGGTCGGCGAGGCGCCCTGGCGGGCGTATGCCTCTCCGGACGGCCGTTTTATGATGGTCCCGAACAATGGAGATGAGACGATCTCGGTCATCGATGTGACGACACAGGAGGTGGTGACGACGCTGCAAGGTGGAGCGGGCATGACCGGCGTCAATTTCACTCAGGGAGGGAAAAAGGCCTATGTCATCAGCGGGGAAGAGGGCGCCGTCTCCGTATACGATATGACGACCTTCAAGAGAGTAAACCGTTTAAAGCTGGGAGCCAATTTGTCTCTTGAGACCGGCGCAACGACGGCCGATGGACGGAAGATCTATGTCGCTTCTTCAACCGATGATTCGGTGTATGTCATCGATTCAAACACGGATCAGGTAAAACGCATTCCCAATGTCGGACGTTTTCCCTGGGGGGTCATCATCCTGGGGGCGGCGAGCCCGAACTACTGCCATTAA
- the cbiE gene encoding precorrin-6y C5,15-methyltransferase (decarboxylating) subunit CbiE, producing the protein MEGEAQENKIFVIGMEGDGIDRLTPESQRRIAATDLLMGGERHLVHFSDAAGERIAIGSNLQEIAERALSGLKEGKQVVVLASGDPLFYGIGAFLIKRIGKERVEIHPAVSAMQLAFARVKEPWQEAALVSLHAKPIENLLPALEEKGLIGLFTDETNTPDAVARFLLGRGEAGWAGWVCENLGGIEERVGAMTLDEMARGKFASLNVVILKREKPTDAAGADRPVRWEGAFGIPDDLFVCRKPKAGLITKKEIRVMSLAEMGLRRDGVTWDIGAGSGSVSIELARLCPEGAVFAVEKNREDFELIERNMRRFGIKNITAVCEQAPAGLEHFPDPDAIFIGGSGGEMEEILSLCTARLKPRGRIVANLITMENLHHFSHFFKEVPWEVTYTLVQVSRSKPILEMVRYEALNPITIAVAKRKGER; encoded by the coding sequence TTGGAAGGGGAAGCGCAGGAAAATAAAATTTTTGTCATCGGGATGGAGGGGGATGGGATCGACCGTCTGACCCCGGAGAGTCAACGGCGAATCGCCGCCACCGATCTGCTGATGGGAGGGGAGCGGCACCTCGTCCACTTTTCGGATGCTGCGGGAGAGCGGATCGCCATCGGATCGAATCTGCAGGAGATCGCCGAGCGGGCCTTGTCGGGGTTGAAGGAAGGGAAACAGGTCGTGGTCCTCGCTTCGGGAGACCCTCTTTTTTACGGGATCGGCGCGTTCCTCATCAAGCGGATCGGAAAGGAGCGGGTCGAGATTCATCCCGCCGTGAGCGCCATGCAGCTCGCCTTCGCGCGGGTGAAGGAGCCGTGGCAGGAGGCGGCGCTGGTCAGTCTTCATGCGAAGCCGATCGAAAATCTGCTCCCCGCCCTGGAGGAGAAAGGGCTGATCGGGCTTTTCACCGACGAGACCAACACCCCCGATGCGGTCGCTCGTTTTCTCTTGGGCCGGGGCGAGGCCGGTTGGGCCGGGTGGGTCTGCGAAAATTTGGGTGGGATAGAAGAGCGGGTCGGCGCGATGACGCTCGATGAGATGGCCCGGGGAAAATTCGCCTCCCTGAATGTGGTGATCCTGAAGCGGGAGAAGCCGACCGATGCCGCCGGGGCCGACCGGCCGGTCCGGTGGGAGGGGGCCTTCGGCATTCCCGACGATCTCTTCGTCTGCCGGAAGCCCAAGGCGGGGCTGATCACGAAGAAAGAAATCCGCGTGATGAGCCTCGCGGAGATGGGGCTTCGGCGCGACGGCGTCACCTGGGACATCGGCGCCGGCTCCGGATCGGTGTCGATCGAGCTGGCCCGTCTCTGCCCGGAGGGAGCGGTCTTCGCCGTCGAGAAGAACCGGGAGGATTTCGAGCTGATCGAGCGGAACATGCGCCGGTTTGGAATTAAAAATATCACCGCGGTCTGCGAGCAGGCACCGGCGGGGTTGGAGCACTTTCCAGATCCCGATGCGATTTTCATTGGAGGATCGGGCGGAGAGATGGAGGAGATCCTCTCCCTCTGTACCGCGCGGCTTAAGCCCCGAGGGCGAATCGTAGCGAACCTGATCACGATGGAGAACCTCCACCACTTCAGCCACTTCTTCAAAGAGGTTCCGTGGGAGGTCACCTATACCCTGGTCCAGGTCTCACGATCCAAACCGATCTTGGAGATGGTCCGGTACGAGGCGCTCAATCCGATCACCATCGCCGTCGCAAAAAGAAAAGGAGAAAGATGA
- the cobJ gene encoding precorrin-3B C(17)-methyltransferase — MDKKGELYLVGFGPGSFDHLTFRARQAIERAKVVVGYRTYIDLVADLLEGKEIVATGMTEEIDRARVAVDRAQKGERVAIVSSGDVGIYGMAGLIFEILSEIGWKPGGDFSVEVIPGITALSAVASLVGAPLTHDFAAVSLSDLLTPWAVIEKRLHAVGEGDFVIALYNPQSKRRDWQLKRAQEILLQYKVPDTPVAVVKSAYREGERIVLTTLDRMAEAEVGMLTTILIGNASTFRYLDFLVTPRGYSGKYDLESGEILHKGIDRPGRSLNRPPDFKP; from the coding sequence ATGGATAAGAAGGGTGAGCTTTATCTCGTTGGATTTGGGCCCGGAAGTTTCGATCATCTGACCTTCCGGGCGCGGCAGGCGATCGAGCGGGCGAAGGTCGTGGTCGGATATCGAACGTATATCGACTTGGTCGCCGATCTTCTGGAAGGAAAAGAGATCGTCGCGACCGGCATGACCGAGGAGATCGACCGGGCCCGGGTCGCCGTGGATCGGGCGCAGAAAGGGGAGCGGGTCGCGATCGTCTCCAGCGGCGACGTCGGGATTTATGGGATGGCGGGGCTGATCTTCGAGATCCTCTCCGAGATCGGCTGGAAGCCGGGGGGCGATTTCTCGGTCGAGGTGATTCCCGGCATCACCGCCCTTTCTGCCGTTGCGTCCCTCGTTGGGGCGCCGCTTACGCACGATTTCGCCGCGGTGAGCTTAAGCGATTTGCTGACTCCCTGGGCCGTCATCGAGAAGCGGCTCCATGCGGTGGGGGAGGGAGATTTTGTGATCGCCCTCTACAATCCGCAGAGCAAGCGGCGGGACTGGCAGCTCAAAAGGGCTCAGGAAATTTTGCTTCAGTATAAGGTTCCCGACACCCCGGTGGCGGTCGTCAAGAGTGCCTATCGCGAGGGAGAGCGGATCGTTCTGACGACGCTGGACCGCATGGCGGAGGCGGAGGTCGGAATGCTGACGACGATTCTGATCGGGAATGCGTCGACTTTCCGGTATCTCGATTTTCTGGTGACGCCCCGGGGCTACTCCGGAAAATACGATCTTGAATCGGGAGAGATCCTCCACAAGGGGATCGACCGGCCGGGGCGGTCGTTGAACCGGCCGCCCGACTTCAAACCATGA
- a CDS encoding carbohydrate porin — translation MGWTGALFLLIAIDVGNALAQQEALPEDKASERTLNERVKAIEERLDRLDRVETIKKVEEYLCPDGEIHDAPPPGGRCPDGTIPEGRITFRKIPFSRRESLDERIGAALEEAESKRVAVGGSARGVVQQVLNSEESDKLFSTGAVDLFFLSMPTVFSTFFVDLESIGGAGPDEVLGSLSRLNADAETLGVTDDVKVREAWLHFKLLDDRLRIVGGKIDLTNYFDRNAVANDETSQFLNTALVSNPLLRQPPNGPGLAIQYDTGGEMGVALGIQSPNDTASTITEKVYAVVEIDYHSHLLLAREGNYRLWGRTGRVSEELEKKTWGVGFSLDQQITARLTFFARAGIGRTEEEDQNAYAWSAGFQAPSPFKASTKDQVGVAFSREVEADQSENIAEGYYHHILTDRLWVSLDLQWLISGTNGMTGDENENIFIPGVRTTVNF, via the coding sequence ATGGGTTGGACCGGTGCACTGTTCTTATTGATTGCGATCGATGTCGGGAATGCCTTGGCCCAACAGGAGGCTCTTCCGGAAGATAAAGCATCGGAAAGGACATTAAATGAACGGGTCAAAGCGATTGAAGAGCGGCTCGACAGGCTCGACCGGGTCGAAACGATTAAAAAGGTCGAAGAGTATTTATGCCCGGATGGAGAGATCCACGATGCCCCGCCTCCGGGGGGGCGTTGTCCTGACGGCACGATTCCCGAAGGGAGGATCACCTTCAGAAAAATCCCGTTTTCGAGGAGAGAATCTTTGGACGAGAGAATCGGGGCCGCGCTCGAAGAAGCCGAGTCCAAACGGGTGGCCGTCGGCGGATCGGCCCGAGGGGTCGTGCAGCAGGTTTTAAACAGCGAAGAGAGCGACAAGCTTTTTTCCACAGGCGCGGTCGACCTTTTCTTCCTCTCAATGCCGACGGTTTTTTCGACCTTCTTTGTCGATCTGGAATCGATCGGCGGGGCCGGCCCCGATGAGGTCCTTGGAAGCCTCTCTCGATTGAACGCCGATGCGGAGACGCTCGGGGTAACCGACGATGTAAAGGTGCGGGAGGCGTGGCTTCATTTTAAACTCTTGGACGACCGGCTGAGAATCGTCGGCGGAAAGATCGACCTGACCAACTACTTCGACCGGAACGCGGTCGCCAACGATGAGACCAGCCAGTTTCTTAATACGGCGCTGGTGAGCAACCCCCTGCTCCGGCAGCCGCCCAACGGTCCCGGTTTGGCCATTCAGTACGATACCGGAGGAGAGATGGGGGTGGCGCTCGGGATTCAGTCACCCAATGACACGGCCTCTACCATCACAGAGAAGGTCTATGCCGTGGTCGAGATCGACTACCATAGTCACCTTCTTCTTGCGAGGGAAGGGAATTACCGGTTGTGGGGGCGAACTGGAAGAGTCTCGGAGGAACTTGAGAAGAAGACGTGGGGTGTGGGATTCAGCCTCGATCAACAAATCACCGCGCGCCTCACCTTCTTTGCCCGGGCGGGAATCGGCCGGACGGAAGAGGAGGATCAAAACGCATACGCCTGGTCGGCCGGATTTCAGGCCCCGTCCCCTTTCAAGGCATCGACGAAAGATCAAGTGGGTGTCGCCTTCAGCCGGGAAGTCGAGGCAGACCAGTCTGAAAATATCGCCGAGGGGTACTATCATCACATTCTCACAGACCGGCTCTGGGTCTCGCTCGATCTGCAGTGGCTTATTTCTGGAACAAACGGCATGACCGGCGATGAGAACGAAAACATTTTTATTCCCGGTGTCCGGACGACCGTTAATTTCTAA
- the cobM gene encoding precorrin-4 C(11)-methyltransferase: MRLLREADVILYAGSLVNPIVLQFARPDATLYDSAGLVLEEIVRILIETARTGKKVVRLASGDPSLFGAIGEMTEPILRAGLEFEFVPGVSSFLAGAASLKRELTVPEVSQTVILTRCEGRTPMPDLEKLTELARHRSTMVIFLSAHLAGKIERELLSVYPAETPVAIVYRASWEDEKIVRGRLSELHASIKENQITKTALIYVGEFLASEGTRSRLYDPTFSHGYRKASE; encoded by the coding sequence ATGCGGCTGCTGCGGGAGGCCGATGTGATCCTCTATGCCGGATCTCTGGTGAACCCGATCGTTCTCCAATTTGCCCGTCCCGATGCGACTCTTTACGACAGCGCCGGTTTGGTCTTGGAAGAGATTGTCCGAATCCTGATCGAGACGGCCCGGACGGGGAAAAAGGTGGTCCGGCTGGCGAGCGGCGATCCTTCTCTCTTCGGGGCGATCGGAGAGATGACCGAGCCGATCCTCAGAGCAGGCCTGGAATTCGAATTCGTCCCGGGGGTGAGTTCGTTTCTGGCCGGCGCGGCTTCCCTCAAAAGAGAGCTGACGGTGCCGGAGGTGAGCCAGACGGTGATCTTGACCCGCTGCGAGGGGAGAACCCCGATGCCCGATCTGGAGAAGCTGACCGAACTGGCCCGGCATCGATCGACGATGGTGATTTTTCTGAGCGCGCACCTGGCCGGCAAGATCGAGAGAGAACTCTTGTCGGTTTATCCGGCCGAGACGCCGGTGGCGATTGTCTACCGGGCGAGTTGGGAGGATGAAAAGATCGTCCGGGGGCGATTGAGCGAACTTCACGCCTCGATCAAAGAGAATCAGATCACCAAGACCGCCTTGATCTATGTCGGTGAATTCCTCGCCTCGGAAGGGACCCGCTCCCGGCTTTACGATCCGACATTCAGCCATGGGTACCGGAAAGCGTCGGAGTAG
- a CDS encoding cobalamin biosynthesis protein: protein MKKDLAIIAITKGGVEIARRLRDHFSEADFLISEKFAAAAGEGVIPLKGPLSKNVGEFFHAYDKIVFLVSLGAVVRLIAPHLKDKHVDPAVLVVDDRAQFVISVLSGHVGGANAFTETVAKALGAAPVITTASDVGKTIPVDILGRELGWTLEGEEHVTRVSASVVNEEPVAFLQETGEKSWWTRPTPLPPNIECFTSLEALMEKEGFGKRYGAYLVVTDRSRSSFPRQMQDRTVLYRPKSLDLGMGCDRGTPIEEIEELIGTTLEKNGLSMASVRALATLDQKSDEPAFLQLCEKNGWKLVAFSKEELQQVEGILTPSAVVEKWVGTPSVSEAAALRSSGASALSIPKVKAKRATLAVARVVF from the coding sequence ATGAAAAAGGATTTGGCGATCATCGCCATCACCAAAGGGGGGGTGGAGATCGCCCGGCGGCTTCGAGACCATTTCTCCGAGGCGGACTTCCTCATTTCGGAGAAGTTCGCCGCTGCGGCGGGAGAAGGGGTCATCCCACTGAAAGGACCTCTGAGCAAGAATGTCGGCGAGTTCTTTCATGCCTACGACAAAATCGTCTTCCTCGTCTCTCTGGGGGCGGTGGTCCGGCTGATCGCGCCGCATCTGAAGGACAAACATGTCGATCCGGCGGTCCTGGTCGTCGATGATCGGGCGCAGTTTGTGATCTCCGTCCTTTCGGGTCATGTCGGTGGAGCGAATGCCTTTACCGAAACGGTAGCCAAGGCGCTGGGCGCCGCGCCGGTGATCACGACGGCATCGGACGTGGGGAAGACGATCCCGGTCGATATCCTCGGCCGGGAACTGGGCTGGACCCTGGAAGGGGAGGAGCATGTCACCCGGGTTTCGGCCAGCGTGGTGAACGAGGAGCCAGTCGCCTTTCTTCAAGAGACGGGAGAGAAGAGCTGGTGGACCCGGCCGACCCCGCTTCCCCCCAATATCGAATGTTTCACCTCTTTGGAGGCACTGATGGAGAAGGAGGGATTCGGCAAGCGGTATGGGGCCTATCTGGTCGTAACCGACCGGAGCCGGAGTTCCTTTCCGAGACAAATGCAAGACCGGACCGTCCTCTACCGTCCCAAGAGCCTCGATCTCGGGATGGGGTGCGACCGGGGGACGCCAATTGAAGAGATCGAAGAATTGATCGGGACGACGCTGGAGAAGAATGGTCTCTCGATGGCGTCGGTCCGGGCGCTTGCCACGCTCGATCAGAAATCGGACGAGCCGGCCTTCCTTCAGCTCTGCGAGAAAAACGGCTGGAAGTTGGTAGCCTTTTCCAAGGAGGAATTGCAGCAGGTCGAGGGGATTCTGACCCCCTCCGCCGTGGTCGAGAAGTGGGTCGGCACGCCGAGTGTCTCGGAGGCCGCGGCGCTGAGATCGAGCGGCGCATCAGCTTTGTCGATTCCGAAGGTCAAAGCAAAGCGGGCGACGCTTGCCGTGGCCCGGGTGGTCTTTTAA
- the cobO gene encoding cob(I)yrinic acid a,c-diamide adenosyltransferase — MPTKGLIMINTGNGKGKTTAALGTAFRALGYGWKILVVQFIKGKWHYGELDSAKKFGDQFQIRPMGEGFTWDTKNPERDRQKAQEAWAFGVKEALTGNYQMIIFDEINYVIRYHYLEVAEVIDFLKTKPPALHVFLTGRDADEQLIEIADLVTEMREIKHPFKKGIKAQKGIEF; from the coding sequence ATGCCTACAAAAGGGCTGATCATGATCAATACCGGCAACGGGAAGGGAAAAACCACGGCTGCCCTGGGGACCGCTTTCCGGGCGCTCGGCTACGGCTGGAAGATTCTGGTGGTTCAATTTATTAAAGGGAAGTGGCATTACGGCGAGCTTGATTCGGCGAAGAAATTCGGCGATCAATTTCAGATTCGCCCGATGGGAGAGGGCTTCACCTGGGACACCAAAAATCCCGAACGGGACCGGCAGAAAGCGCAAGAAGCATGGGCGTTCGGGGTGAAAGAGGCGCTCACCGGAAACTATCAGATGATCATTTTCGACGAAATCAATTACGTCATCCGTTATCACTACCTCGAAGTCGCGGAGGTCATTGATTTTCTCAAAACAAAACCGCCGGCGCTCCATGTTTTCCTGACCGGCCGGGACGCCGATGAACAATTGATCGAGATCGCCGATCTGGTCACGGAGATGCGGGAGATCAAACATCCATTCAAGAAAGGAATCAAGGCCCAGAAGGGGATTGAGTTTTAA